A single genomic interval of Candidatus Zixiibacteriota bacterium harbors:
- the gatD gene encoding Glu-tRNA(Gln) amidotransferase subunit GatD produces the protein MAENKFEGYRGPALTVLKNFNVSVWSDVEIDTKKGEFAGVILPRSETADDKHIVLKMINGYNVGIAAENVENIREVGHKEAHYKIPESEFPTDPSKPNVTLLGTGGTIASRLDYRTGAVIPAFSPGELYGAVPELADICNLKTEKMFGIFSENMGPKQYIITAETIGREIENGVDGIVIGHGTDTMHHTAAALSFMVQDSPVPIVLVGSQRSSDRPSSDAAFNLQCACNTAAYSDIAEVTVCMFGPTSDQYNLLHRGTRVRKMHSSYRSTFRTIGDVPMAMVTPDKIIPIKSSYKRRDKNRKPIIDAVFEEKVAIVYYYPNMMPDIIDSLVDNGYRGIVIAGTGLGHVNKPLYEPLRKAVKSGVHVVMTVQTLWGYVQMYVYDTGRDLLDLGIIPCENMLPEVAYVKLGWVLAHTSDHEEVKRMMLEPIAEEITEREPFDGYLILQGGVPEVEEFLGQILR, from the coding sequence ATGGCTGAGAATAAATTCGAGGGTTATCGCGGGCCGGCATTGACCGTGCTGAAAAATTTCAATGTTTCCGTCTGGTCGGATGTTGAGATTGATACAAAAAAAGGTGAGTTCGCCGGGGTGATTCTGCCCCGGTCGGAGACTGCCGACGACAAGCATATTGTTTTGAAGATGATCAACGGCTACAATGTCGGAATTGCGGCTGAGAATGTCGAAAATATCCGCGAAGTCGGCCATAAGGAAGCCCACTATAAGATTCCAGAATCGGAATTTCCGACCGATCCTTCCAAACCGAATGTCACCCTCCTGGGCACCGGCGGTACTATCGCCTCGCGCCTGGATTATCGCACCGGGGCAGTGATTCCGGCGTTTTCGCCGGGTGAGTTGTATGGCGCGGTGCCGGAGCTGGCGGATATCTGCAATCTCAAGACCGAGAAGATGTTCGGGATCTTTTCCGAGAATATGGGCCCCAAACAGTATATCATCACCGCCGAAACAATCGGGCGTGAGATCGAAAACGGGGTGGATGGGATCGTGATCGGCCATGGTACCGACACTATGCATCATACCGCCGCCGCACTGTCGTTTATGGTGCAGGATTCTCCGGTTCCGATCGTTCTGGTCGGGTCGCAGAGGTCGTCGGATCGTCCCTCATCCGATGCCGCCTTCAACCTGCAATGTGCCTGCAATACAGCCGCCTATTCCGATATCGCCGAGGTGACGGTCTGTATGTTCGGGCCGACTTCGGATCAGTACAACCTGCTTCACCGCGGTACCCGGGTGCGCAAGATGCATTCGTCGTACCGGTCAACATTCCGTACTATCGGTGATGTGCCGATGGCTATGGTTACACCTGATAAAATCATCCCGATAAAATCGAGTTACAAACGTCGCGATAAAAACCGCAAGCCCATAATCGATGCGGTCTTCGAGGAGAAAGTTGCGATCGTATATTACTACCCCAACATGATGCCGGATATTATCGATTCGCTGGTGGACAACGGTTATCGTGGGATAGTGATCGCCGGTACCGGGCTGGGTCATGTCAACAAACCGCTCTATGAACCGCTTCGCAAGGCAGTCAAGTCGGGTGTTCATGTGGTTATGACAGTGCAGACTTTGTGGGGGTATGTGCAGATGTATGTCTACGATACCGGGCGCGATCTTCTGGATCTGGGCATCATCCCCTGCGAGAATATGCTTCCGGAGGTGGCTTATGTCAAACTCGGGTGGGTGCTGGCGCATACCAGTGATCATGAGGAGGTCAAGCGGATGATGCTCGAGCCGATTGCCGAGGAGATTACCGAACGGGAACCGTTCGACGGTTACTTGATACTTCAGGGCGGAGTACCCGAAGTAGAGGAATTTTTAGGGCAGATATTGCGGTAA